A single window of Marinobacter sp. LA51 DNA harbors:
- the rrtA gene encoding rhombosortase, with protein sequence MNELSPKLAQVIVQTIFPVLFGALAIVVWASGSEIAGAFQYQRDALIEGQYWRLLTGHWVHLGWQHLTINLGGLAVIWLLFGDALNGIKAWVMTAGIALFTSACLLFGQPEIQWYVGLSGLLHGLLAAGALLSLRAIPVASSLALVLLVGKLSVELAGGGSNQMEAIIGGPILIEAHLFGALGGVLCVGVFALSQLSNSLNLLR encoded by the coding sequence ATGAATGAACTATCACCTAAGCTCGCCCAAGTAATTGTGCAAACAATATTTCCCGTCCTTTTTGGAGCACTGGCAATTGTGGTGTGGGCGTCGGGGTCTGAAATCGCGGGAGCGTTTCAGTATCAGCGTGATGCACTTATTGAGGGGCAATACTGGCGACTGTTAACAGGCCACTGGGTTCATTTGGGATGGCAACATCTGACGATTAATCTAGGCGGGTTAGCAGTAATCTGGCTATTATTTGGCGACGCTTTGAACGGCATTAAAGCCTGGGTCATGACCGCCGGGATCGCACTTTTCACCTCAGCTTGCCTGCTTTTCGGTCAGCCTGAAATCCAATGGTACGTAGGCCTTTCAGGACTGCTACATGGTCTGCTTGCGGCGGGAGCGCTTCTATCATTGCGAGCCATTCCTGTCGCTTCCTCGTTGGCACTCGTATTGTTGGTAGGAAAACTCAGCGTTGAACTTGCGGGTGGTGGAAGTAACCAAATGGAAGCCATTATAGGCGGGCCGATATTGATAGAGGCCCACCTTTTTGGAGCGCTAGGAGGAGTGCTTTGTGTTGGAGTCTTCGCGCTGAGCCAATTGTCGAACTCGCTCAACCTCCTCAGGTAA
- a CDS encoding OsmC domain/YcaO domain-containing protein codes for MEINVNFLDNLRLEAKFDDFTVVTDQPIRYKGDGSAPSPFDYFLASSALCAAYFVRVYCKARDIPMDNIRLSQNNIVDPENRYNQIFKIQVELPEDISDKDRQGILRSIDRCTVKKVVQTGPEFQIEQVDNLDEDAQALLMVEPDGDARTYIEGKDLPLEQTIANMTGILADLGMKIEIASWRNIVPHVWSLHIRDAASPMCFTNGKGSTKESALCSALGEFIERLNCNFFYNDQFFGEEIANSEFVHYPNEEWFKPGPEDGLPEGILDDYCLAIYNPDGELGGSNLIDTNSGNVERGIVSLPFVRQSDGEVVYFPSNLIENLFLSNGMSAGNTLFEAEVQCLSEIFERAVKRQIIEEEIALPDVPRNVLEKYPDILEGIDALEAQGFPILVKDASLGGQFPVMCVTLMNPRTGGVFASFGAHPSFEVALERSLTELMQGRSFEGLNDVPAPTFNSLAVSEPNNFVEHFIDSTGVVSWRFFSAKQDYEFCEWDFSGTNEEESVGLFNILKEMDKEVYVAVYEDLGAPTCRILVPGYSEVYPIEDLIMDNTNMALDYRQDILNLHSLPDEQLADLAERLEASQLDNYMTIISLIGIEFDENTVWGQLTILELKLLICLALEWHEEALEFVDMFLQFNDNTVERNLFYRAVNAVLEITLDDELELDDYLFNLKRMYGDETMDAVVGSVNGSTRFYGLTPTNSQLEGLDKHLRLVESYKKLHAARAARAAG; via the coding sequence ATGGAAATCAACGTCAACTTTCTCGACAATCTCAGACTTGAAGCCAAGTTTGACGATTTCACTGTCGTTACTGACCAACCTATCCGCTACAAGGGCGACGGCTCAGCCCCCAGTCCTTTCGATTACTTCCTGGCATCCTCGGCGCTGTGTGCGGCTTATTTCGTGCGGGTGTACTGCAAGGCGCGGGATATTCCCATGGACAACATCCGCCTGTCCCAGAACAACATCGTCGACCCGGAAAACCGCTACAACCAGATCTTCAAGATTCAGGTTGAATTGCCGGAGGACATTTCCGACAAGGATCGTCAGGGCATCCTTCGGTCGATCGATCGTTGCACGGTCAAGAAGGTGGTTCAGACCGGCCCAGAGTTCCAGATTGAACAGGTCGATAACCTGGACGAAGATGCCCAGGCTCTGCTCATGGTAGAGCCAGACGGCGATGCCCGCACCTACATCGAAGGCAAGGACCTGCCGCTGGAGCAGACCATTGCCAACATGACCGGAATCCTGGCGGATCTGGGCATGAAAATTGAGATTGCCTCCTGGCGCAACATTGTGCCGCACGTATGGTCGCTGCATATTCGCGACGCGGCGTCGCCTATGTGCTTCACCAACGGCAAGGGCTCCACCAAGGAGAGTGCCCTGTGTTCCGCGCTGGGTGAGTTCATTGAGCGCCTGAACTGCAACTTCTTCTACAACGATCAGTTCTTCGGCGAAGAGATCGCCAACAGCGAGTTCGTGCATTACCCGAATGAGGAGTGGTTCAAGCCCGGGCCCGAAGACGGGCTGCCCGAGGGCATTCTGGACGACTACTGCCTGGCCATCTATAACCCGGATGGCGAACTGGGTGGCTCCAATCTGATCGACACCAACTCCGGCAATGTGGAGCGGGGCATTGTGTCCCTGCCGTTTGTCCGCCAGTCCGATGGCGAGGTGGTTTACTTCCCCTCAAACCTGATCGAGAACCTGTTCCTCAGTAACGGCATGAGTGCTGGCAATACGCTGTTCGAAGCCGAAGTGCAGTGCCTGTCAGAGATCTTCGAGCGGGCCGTGAAGCGGCAGATCATCGAAGAGGAAATTGCGCTGCCGGACGTCCCCCGCAACGTTCTGGAAAAGTACCCCGATATCCTCGAGGGCATCGACGCGCTGGAAGCCCAGGGTTTCCCCATCCTCGTCAAAGACGCCTCGTTGGGTGGCCAGTTCCCGGTCATGTGCGTGACCTTGATGAACCCGCGCACTGGCGGTGTGTTCGCGTCGTTTGGCGCACATCCGAGCTTTGAGGTAGCGCTGGAGCGCAGCCTGACTGAACTGATGCAGGGCCGGAGCTTCGAGGGCCTGAATGATGTACCGGCGCCGACGTTCAACAGCCTGGCGGTGTCTGAGCCCAACAACTTTGTTGAGCACTTCATCGATTCAACCGGTGTAGTGTCGTGGCGTTTCTTCAGTGCCAAGCAGGATTACGAGTTCTGTGAGTGGGACTTCTCCGGCACCAACGAAGAAGAATCCGTCGGTTTGTTCAATATCCTCAAGGAGATGGACAAAGAGGTGTATGTGGCCGTGTATGAAGACCTGGGGGCGCCCACCTGCCGTATTCTGGTTCCCGGTTATTCCGAGGTGTATCCGATTGAAGACCTGATCATGGATAACACCAACATGGCCCTGGATTACCGTCAGGACATTCTCAATCTGCATTCCCTGCCCGACGAGCAGTTGGCGGATCTGGCGGAGCGCCTGGAAGCCAGCCAGCTCGACAACTACATGACGATCATCAGCCTGATCGGCATCGAGTTCGACGAGAACACCGTGTGGGGGCAGCTGACGATTCTGGAGCTGAAGCTGCTGATCTGCCTGGCGCTGGAGTGGCACGAGGAAGCGCTGGAGTTCGTCGACATGTTCCTGCAGTTCAACGACAACACCGTTGAGCGCAACCTGTTTTACCGGGCCGTGAACGCGGTGCTGGAAATTACCCTGGATGATGAACTTGAGCTGGACGACTACCTGTTCAATCTCAAGCGCATGTACGGGGATGAGACCATGGATGCGGTAGTTGGCTCAGTGAATGGCAGCACCCGTTTTTACGGCCTTACCCCAACCAACTCGCAGCTGGAAGGGCTGGACAAGCACCTGCGTTTGGTTGAGAGCTATAAGAAGCTTCACGCGGCCAGGGCTGCGCGAGCGGCAGGGTAG
- a CDS encoding DUF2845 domain-containing protein, whose product MQNSDQTMTCFRRFLWMLVLIALAPGAQGALRCGTYLVDNDAWPIEVEERCGPPDYVVEYPTATVPGLGVVQTEMHWYYNPGPQRFIRRLTFRNGKLAQVESLGYGFHVSDRASCNISTLRHARTEYELIARCGEPVSKRVEWRTPKPTRRLETWRGIRPVLVQLWLYDLAGNQFRQVVTLRNGQVVDIESRSSR is encoded by the coding sequence ATGCAGAACAGTGACCAGACCATGACCTGCTTTCGACGATTCCTATGGATGTTAGTGCTGATAGCCCTCGCCCCGGGCGCTCAGGGCGCCCTGCGCTGCGGGACGTATCTGGTCGACAATGACGCCTGGCCCATTGAGGTTGAGGAGCGCTGTGGGCCGCCGGACTACGTGGTGGAATACCCCACAGCCACAGTCCCCGGGCTGGGCGTGGTGCAAACCGAAATGCACTGGTACTACAACCCCGGGCCCCAAAGGTTTATACGGCGCCTGACCTTCCGCAATGGCAAGCTGGCACAGGTGGAAAGCCTGGGTTATGGATTCCATGTTTCCGATCGGGCCAGTTGCAACATCAGCACCCTTCGGCACGCTCGCACCGAATACGAGCTGATCGCCCGTTGCGGCGAACCCGTTTCAAAGCGAGTGGAATGGCGGACACCCAAACCCACTCGACGTCTGGAGACCTGGCGAGGGATACGGCCAGTGCTGGTCCAGTTGTGGCTCTATGACCTGGCCGGAAATCAGTTCCGGCAGGTCGTTACCCTGAGAAACGGACAGGTGGTAGACATCGAATCCCGTTCCAGCCGATAA
- a CDS encoding TIGR04325 family methyltransferase: MFRRTKALLHQIERIPVINQALDRHYAKEFASATNVNWFKGVYPDFATAIADVPANKPLGYDNDAPASADMYRFRMQAIAPCDYPVAFWLNRLMQPNERLLDFGGHVGVLYYALKRYLSFPEPFEWTIYDVPAVVREGRKFAEENQNPVHLNFIDDLTQADTNDWVLFSGSLQYVEDSLISIIERLPSRPKYLLINMLPVHPEQQYVTLQNISTAFCPYRIYRAVSLMEDIQKLNGEVIDEWRNADKACVIPYHPEHSLDHYHGMLVRLNPLH, from the coding sequence ATGTTCCGACGCACCAAAGCCTTGCTGCACCAGATAGAACGGATTCCGGTGATCAATCAAGCGTTGGATCGGCACTATGCGAAAGAGTTCGCAAGTGCCACTAACGTCAACTGGTTCAAGGGTGTTTACCCGGACTTTGCTACTGCCATTGCCGACGTGCCAGCCAACAAACCCCTGGGGTATGACAACGACGCCCCCGCCTCAGCAGACATGTACCGTTTTAGAATGCAGGCCATTGCCCCCTGCGATTACCCCGTCGCCTTTTGGCTAAACCGATTGATGCAACCCAATGAAAGATTGCTGGATTTCGGTGGCCACGTGGGCGTTTTGTATTACGCGCTCAAGCGATATTTGTCATTTCCCGAGCCATTCGAGTGGACGATTTATGATGTGCCAGCGGTTGTTCGGGAGGGAAGGAAATTCGCCGAGGAAAATCAGAATCCTGTCCATCTGAATTTCATCGATGATCTGACCCAGGCGGACACTAATGATTGGGTGCTTTTCTCGGGCTCTTTGCAGTACGTCGAAGATTCCTTGATTTCGATCATTGAACGGCTGCCCAGCCGGCCAAAGTATCTGTTGATCAATATGCTGCCGGTTCATCCGGAGCAGCAATACGTCACCTTGCAGAATATTAGTACCGCTTTCTGTCCCTATCGCATTTATAGGGCCGTGTCGCTGATGGAGGACATCCAGAAGCTCAATGGCGAGGTGATCGACGAGTGGCGTAATGCGGATAAGGCATGCGTTATTCCCTACCACCCGGAGCACTCTCTGGATCACTACCACGGTATGCTGGTTCGGTTGAACCCACTGCACTGA
- a CDS encoding DUF4239 domain-containing protein: MNEQEVLYGFSSVLIAAALFVAIVVCNELGFRTGRFTQARTTSEMKELTGSVQASILGLLALLLGFTFSMSMQRYDNRSIAVIDEANAIGTAVLRVELLPQEFQDDAKQLWRDYAQLRVEVGQVDLTKVDERNEYNAKIAQLQSELWSLAVAATNVDPRPVTTGSFVKSLNDAIDSQGKRNALLQMHVPEVVLILLFVVFIASGGIMGYSSGLSGQRMVVPIMLVSLLITLIVFLIIDLDRPKRGFIQVNQAPMVEVLGGLSP; the protein is encoded by the coding sequence ATGAACGAACAGGAAGTACTCTACGGTTTCAGTAGCGTTCTGATTGCCGCGGCGCTTTTCGTCGCAATTGTTGTCTGTAACGAGCTGGGATTCAGAACCGGTCGTTTCACTCAGGCTCGCACTACGTCAGAAATGAAGGAGCTCACAGGGTCCGTTCAGGCCAGTATTCTGGGCTTGTTGGCGTTACTGTTGGGTTTTACCTTCAGCATGTCGATGCAGCGTTACGACAATCGCAGCATCGCTGTTATCGATGAAGCCAATGCCATTGGAACGGCGGTGCTGAGGGTAGAGTTGCTGCCGCAGGAATTCCAGGATGACGCCAAACAGCTGTGGCGGGATTATGCGCAGTTACGGGTGGAGGTAGGCCAGGTTGATCTGACCAAGGTTGACGAGCGCAACGAATACAACGCCAAGATCGCTCAATTACAGAGCGAGCTGTGGTCGCTGGCGGTTGCGGCTACCAACGTCGATCCGCGTCCGGTAACAACGGGGTCGTTCGTGAAATCCCTGAACGACGCCATCGACAGCCAGGGCAAGCGCAATGCCTTGCTTCAGATGCACGTGCCGGAAGTGGTGCTGATCCTTCTGTTCGTCGTTTTTATAGCGTCGGGAGGGATCATGGGGTACTCCTCGGGCTTGAGCGGGCAGCGAATGGTGGTGCCCATCATGCTGGTGTCTCTCCTGATTACCCTGATTGTATTCCTGATTATCGATCTGGACCGGCCAAAGCGCGGTTTCATTCAGGTTAACCAGGCCCCGATGGTGGAGGTGCTGGGCGGTTTGAGTCCATAG
- a CDS encoding GlxA family transcriptional regulator, which produces MANAKPEQPTIGVIVLLAEGCSSTSVTATLEMLESANYLQRARGVIGVESGNATAFKVSLVSIDGLPVTASGGVTLTPTASIENAPQATLVIVPGFLFRILDLLPSLGGFIPWLRQRHADGNTIASLCTGAFLTAEAGLLNERVATTHWYYADVFRQRYPRVNLQEHQTVTDDSGVLCSGGATTSNDLLLHMLQKFADKALAREFSRKLLIDSSRSDQSPYMVTTFNRRHEDDAILRVQDWLEGHYKEVIHVQALAEQFGFSLRHFIRRFKQATRQSPSQYLQNLRLEDAKLRLESSKMSFEQITYQVGYEDPNSFRRLFRDRVGVSPSDYRRKFQR; this is translated from the coding sequence ATGGCCAACGCTAAACCCGAGCAACCGACCATCGGTGTCATTGTCCTGCTCGCCGAGGGTTGCTCATCGACCAGTGTTACCGCCACGCTGGAAATGCTGGAGAGCGCCAACTACCTGCAAAGGGCCAGGGGCGTCATTGGAGTTGAAAGTGGGAATGCAACCGCTTTTAAGGTGTCACTGGTGTCGATTGATGGTTTGCCAGTTACGGCCTCTGGCGGCGTTACACTCACCCCTACCGCAAGCATTGAGAACGCGCCACAGGCCACACTGGTGATCGTGCCAGGTTTCCTGTTTCGGATACTGGACCTGCTGCCGTCACTCGGTGGATTCATTCCCTGGCTCCGCCAGCGCCACGCCGACGGCAACACCATTGCCTCTTTGTGCACCGGTGCCTTCCTGACCGCTGAAGCCGGGCTCTTGAATGAACGGGTGGCTACCACCCACTGGTACTACGCCGATGTTTTCCGCCAACGCTACCCTCGAGTCAATTTGCAGGAACACCAAACCGTGACCGACGACAGCGGCGTACTCTGTTCCGGTGGCGCCACCACCAGCAACGATTTGCTGCTACACATGCTTCAGAAGTTCGCCGACAAAGCTCTGGCCCGTGAGTTTTCCAGAAAGCTGCTGATCGACAGCAGCCGAAGCGATCAGTCGCCCTACATGGTGACAACCTTCAATCGTCGCCACGAAGACGACGCCATACTCCGGGTACAGGATTGGCTGGAGGGGCATTACAAAGAGGTGATTCATGTACAGGCATTGGCCGAACAGTTTGGTTTCAGCCTGCGGCACTTCATCCGAAGGTTTAAACAGGCCACCCGCCAGTCACCGAGCCAGTATTTGCAAAACCTAAGGCTGGAAGACGCCAAGCTGCGGTTGGAATCCAGCAAGATGTCGTTTGAGCAGATCACCTACCAGGTGGGTTACGAAGACCCCAACTCGTTCCGGCGATTGTTTCGGGATCGAGTTGGGGTGTCGCCAAGCGATTACCGGCGCAAGTTCCAGCGTTGA
- a CDS encoding OmpA family protein, giving the protein MMTRTFATCIAVGLLTLITGCASAPPYNAKVDQARTLYLNIEQDPDVARSGASQLRAAKRELDRAESLLEEDADLTAVEHAAYLAGRHAEIAQQQGLRASLEDEISSAEERRQKIMLQMKTNEAEALRAQMAALQAEKTERGMVLTLGDVLFDLNKADLKASGQRTVARLAEFMLEYDDRRVRIEGYTDSTGEESYNRRLSERRAMAVYDELLSHGVSSSRVEFEGYGEAYPVASNDTSAGRQQNRRVEIVISDETGQIERR; this is encoded by the coding sequence ATGATGACTCGCACTTTTGCCACCTGCATTGCTGTCGGGCTGCTGACTCTGATCACCGGCTGTGCCAGTGCCCCACCCTACAATGCCAAGGTCGACCAGGCTCGCACCCTGTACCTGAACATTGAACAGGACCCGGATGTTGCCCGCAGTGGCGCCAGTCAACTGCGCGCCGCCAAACGCGAGCTTGACCGGGCAGAATCGCTGCTGGAAGAAGACGCCGACCTCACTGCCGTTGAGCACGCCGCCTACCTTGCCGGTCGACACGCCGAAATTGCTCAGCAACAGGGACTCCGCGCCTCACTGGAAGACGAGATTAGCTCCGCCGAAGAGCGGCGCCAGAAAATCATGTTGCAGATGAAGACCAACGAAGCTGAGGCCCTCCGTGCACAGATGGCAGCGCTTCAAGCGGAAAAGACCGAGCGCGGCATGGTGCTGACACTGGGTGATGTGCTGTTTGACCTTAACAAAGCCGACCTGAAGGCCTCCGGACAGCGAACCGTAGCCCGACTGGCAGAATTCATGTTGGAGTACGACGACCGACGTGTTCGGATTGAAGGTTACACCGACAGCACCGGCGAGGAATCCTACAACCGGCGATTGTCTGAGCGCCGCGCCATGGCAGTCTACGACGAACTACTTAGCCACGGCGTCTCCAGCAGCCGTGTCGAGTTCGAAGGCTATGGCGAGGCCTATCCGGTGGCCAGTAACGACACCAGCGCCGGGCGACAGCAAAACCGCCGTGTCGAAATCGTGATCTCGGACGAAACCGGCCAGATTGAACGCCGCTGA
- a CDS encoding DUF4398 domain-containing protein — MSTFLVACAGPGPKPDSELQAAESSVRQAESADARKFEPVMLNQAQNKVADARELMDREEYRKAERMLEQAAVDAQLAAARSETEKARRAVAEINRSIDELQDQLNTNES, encoded by the coding sequence ATGTCCACTTTTTTGGTTGCCTGTGCTGGCCCAGGACCAAAACCGGACAGCGAGTTACAGGCTGCCGAGTCATCGGTCCGGCAGGCGGAGTCGGCGGATGCACGTAAGTTCGAGCCGGTTATGCTGAACCAGGCCCAGAATAAAGTAGCGGACGCCCGTGAATTAATGGATCGGGAGGAATACCGGAAAGCAGAACGAATGTTGGAGCAAGCAGCTGTAGACGCCCAACTGGCCGCCGCTCGTTCAGAAACCGAGAAAGCCCGGCGCGCTGTCGCAGAGATCAACCGCTCTATCGATGAGTTGCAGGATCAACTCAACACCAACGAATCGTAG
- the yghU gene encoding glutathione-dependent disulfide-bond oxidoreductase translates to MSDPTYTPPKVWKWESESGGTFAKINRPIAGPTHDQELPVGEHPLQLYSLATPNGVKVTVMLEELLEQGIKGAEYDAYPIKIGDGDQFGSGFVEVNPNSKIPALVDRSADPAIRVFESGNILLYLAEKFGAFLPKDIAKRTETLNWLFWQMGSAPMLGGGFGHFYAYAPEKYEYPINRYTMEVKRQLDVLDRQLANNRYIAGDEYTIADMAIWPWYGALVANKVYDAAEFLEAHTYTNVVRWMEEIAHRPAVRRGRMVNRTWGEPEEQLHERHDASDFEEKTQDKLAAILGHS, encoded by the coding sequence ATGAGTGACCCGACCTACACCCCTCCCAAGGTCTGGAAATGGGAGTCCGAGAGTGGCGGCACCTTTGCCAAAATCAATCGGCCGATTGCCGGGCCCACCCATGACCAGGAGCTGCCCGTAGGCGAGCATCCGTTACAGCTGTATTCACTGGCAACGCCAAACGGAGTCAAAGTCACCGTCATGCTCGAAGAACTGCTGGAGCAGGGCATAAAGGGCGCGGAATACGACGCTTATCCGATTAAAATTGGCGACGGCGACCAGTTTGGCAGCGGCTTTGTTGAGGTGAATCCGAACTCCAAGATTCCAGCGCTGGTGGATCGCAGTGCCGATCCGGCCATTCGCGTGTTTGAATCCGGCAACATCCTGCTGTACTTGGCAGAGAAGTTTGGTGCCTTCCTGCCCAAGGATATCGCCAAGCGCACGGAAACCCTGAATTGGCTGTTCTGGCAAATGGGCAGCGCGCCCATGCTGGGTGGCGGCTTTGGCCACTTCTACGCCTACGCGCCGGAAAAATACGAGTACCCGATTAACCGCTACACCATGGAGGTGAAGCGCCAGTTGGATGTGCTGGATCGTCAGTTGGCGAATAACCGTTACATTGCGGGCGACGAGTACACCATCGCTGATATGGCGATCTGGCCCTGGTACGGCGCCCTGGTGGCCAACAAGGTTTATGACGCGGCCGAGTTCCTTGAGGCTCACACCTACACCAACGTGGTGCGCTGGATGGAGGAGATTGCCCATCGTCCGGCGGTACGGCGTGGGCGGATGGTTAACCGCACGTGGGGTGAGCCGGAAGAGCAGCTGCACGAACGGCACGATGCCAGTGATTTCGAAGAGAAAACGCAGGATAAGCTGGCGGCCATTCTGGGCCATTCCTGA
- the ftsH gene encoding ATP-dependent zinc metalloprotease FtsH — MTAPNEPGDRKPSDSPQPAIPNQYSFLWLSAAIFLMVLWLQDSGQPKLQVLAYSEFKTAVINGQVAAVTLKDERITGQFSDADAGFQTIRPPMEDPALLNLLEESDVTISAAPSGLPWWQELIRGFLPWILLLALMFWFWGVAQKRITQGGGPFDYGKSKARLARRETSTTTLDDVAGIESAKREIAEIIDFLKSPEKYQALGADMPKGVLLVGPPGTGKTLLARAIAGEAEVPFFSISASEFIEMFVGVGAARVRDMFLNARKAAPALIFIDELDAIGRSRGTGLGGGHDEREQTLNQILTEMDGFEPHENILVLAATNRPDVLDSALLRPGRFDRKITLDRPHKEARAAILKVHVRKVPLAEDVDLEQVAARTIGFSGADLKNLVNEAALTAARENLHEVTAHCFELARDRIILGEERDAHLSPEEREAVAYHECGHAIMAYYLPKADPLTRLTIIPHGMAMGVTEQTPRDDQYSYTESYLKDRIKVMLGGRSAEKLIYGEVSTGAQNDLKEATTLIRKMIGQWGMSEKIGPLGLSIGEEHVFLGREMGLPREFSEKTAELIDAEIQAQLMALEKATLDFLTEHRAQLEALAKAVLKQETLSAEEIDEILKREDDRKIA, encoded by the coding sequence ATGACCGCTCCCAATGAACCGGGCGATCGGAAACCGTCGGATTCACCACAGCCGGCGATTCCGAACCAGTATTCCTTCCTGTGGCTCAGTGCCGCCATCTTCCTGATGGTGCTCTGGCTCCAGGACAGCGGGCAGCCAAAGCTGCAGGTACTGGCTTACTCCGAGTTCAAGACTGCGGTTATCAATGGCCAGGTGGCCGCCGTTACCCTTAAAGACGAGCGTATCACCGGCCAGTTCTCCGACGCCGATGCCGGATTCCAGACCATTCGCCCACCGATGGAGGACCCGGCATTACTCAACTTACTTGAAGAATCCGACGTCACCATCTCGGCAGCCCCCTCCGGGCTGCCCTGGTGGCAGGAATTAATTCGCGGTTTCCTGCCCTGGATCCTTCTGCTGGCTCTAATGTTCTGGTTCTGGGGCGTGGCCCAGAAACGAATCACCCAGGGCGGCGGCCCGTTCGACTACGGTAAGTCGAAAGCCCGCCTGGCCCGGCGGGAAACCTCCACAACCACGCTGGATGATGTCGCCGGAATCGAATCGGCGAAACGCGAGATCGCGGAGATCATCGATTTCCTCAAGTCCCCCGAAAAATACCAGGCCCTGGGTGCCGATATGCCCAAGGGTGTGCTTTTGGTGGGGCCACCGGGCACCGGCAAAACGCTTTTGGCGCGCGCCATTGCCGGCGAGGCAGAGGTGCCCTTCTTCAGCATCAGTGCCTCGGAATTCATCGAAATGTTTGTGGGTGTTGGCGCCGCCCGGGTAAGAGACATGTTCCTGAACGCCCGCAAGGCCGCGCCGGCGCTGATTTTCATTGACGAACTGGATGCCATTGGCCGGTCCCGGGGCACCGGACTGGGCGGCGGCCACGACGAACGAGAACAGACGCTAAACCAGATCCTCACGGAGATGGACGGCTTCGAACCCCACGAGAACATCCTTGTTTTGGCCGCCACCAACCGGCCCGATGTACTGGATAGCGCCCTGCTCCGCCCCGGGCGATTCGACCGCAAGATCACCCTGGACCGTCCCCACAAGGAAGCCCGTGCCGCCATTCTGAAAGTACACGTACGCAAGGTGCCCCTGGCCGAGGATGTTGACCTGGAGCAGGTAGCGGCGCGCACCATTGGATTCTCCGGCGCAGACCTGAAAAACCTGGTCAACGAGGCCGCCCTGACCGCAGCCCGGGAAAATCTGCACGAAGTCACCGCCCACTGCTTTGAGCTGGCCCGAGACCGGATCATCCTCGGTGAAGAACGCGACGCCCACCTCTCGCCTGAAGAACGTGAGGCTGTGGCCTACCACGAGTGTGGCCACGCCATCATGGCCTACTACCTACCCAAGGCTGACCCGCTCACCAGACTCACCATCATCCCCCACGGCATGGCCATGGGTGTCACCGAGCAAACCCCGCGGGACGATCAGTACAGTTACACCGAGAGCTACCTGAAGGATCGGATCAAAGTGATGCTGGGTGGCCGCTCCGCCGAAAAACTGATTTATGGCGAGGTAAGCACCGGCGCCCAGAACGACCTGAAAGAAGCCACCACGCTGATCCGAAAAATGATCGGTCAGTGGGGTATGAGTGAAAAAATAGGGCCGCTTGGCCTGAGCATTGGCGAAGAGCACGTATTTCTCGGCCGCGAGATGGGCCTGCCACGGGAATTCAGCGAGAAAACCGCCGAGCTGATTGATGCGGAAATTCAGGCTCAGCTGATGGCGTTAGAAAAGGCCACGCTCGATTTCCTGACCGAGCACCGGGCGCAGCTTGAAGCCTTGGCCAAAGCCGTGCTGAAACAGGAGACCCTGTCAGCGGAAGAGATCGATGAAATTCTTAAACGGGAAGACGATCGAAAAATCGCCTGA
- a CDS encoding YkoF family thiamine/hydroxymethylpyrimidine-binding protein — MYLSVQLSCYPLKEDYKQPIRDLIARLEQTGLEVYPGRMSTEIFGEYDEVMKVLSDTMKWSFETYGKSVFVAKIMEGDRRPR, encoded by the coding sequence ATGTATCTGTCTGTGCAATTGAGCTGCTACCCGCTCAAGGAAGACTACAAACAACCGATCCGGGACCTGATTGCCCGCCTGGAACAAACCGGGCTGGAGGTCTACCCGGGCCGCATGAGCACGGAGATCTTCGGAGAGTACGACGAAGTCATGAAGGTGCTCTCGGACACCATGAAGTGGTCATTCGAAACCTACGGCAAATCCGTGTTCGTGGCCAAGATCATGGAGGGTGACCGGAGACCGAGATGA